The nucleotide sequence CAAAAGCGCTATTTTCCTCAGCTTTGCCAAAACATCATCCCCGCTGCTCTCGCAGCTTAACTTCTTCTGTATTCCACTTTCATTTACTCAACACACTCCACAACTCAGCCAAACGCAAATAGCTCTTCAAAATGATTCACCAGGTACTCCACCAGCGGTCTTTGTATCTTCACCCAGTCTCCCGGCTCTTGCATTCTCAACTTCCGTTTGATGTTGTGGAGCACAACAAATGCTTTGATGTACTCAATCACGTTCGATAACTTCTTGAACCCTCTTCTGATTTGCGTGAACATCGCAAGAAGGCTGTTTCTGGATTCTACCGCTTGATTTACTCTGGAGCTGATGGTTTTGTGGGAAATGTTCAGATACTCACAGGCTTGAGCGTATGAGGTTAATCCATCAGATAGCACAAGCTTAGGCTGACAAGGGAATATTAGCTTGATGGCCTCAAGAGTATCACGGTTGAGAGAGACACGGAAGTTAGCAATCAGGTAGTTATCGAAGCTAACGGCAAGGAAGACATAGATGGTATCGGTCTTTCCCTTTGAAGCGAGTTTTTCGAACTTTTCATCGACACAAAGGACCTCAAAATGGATGGGAGTAAACTTGATGGCAGAAGAGAGCGTTTTTATCCAGCGGTAGATGGTAGAAACACTCGGGGAGTAGCCGTTGAGAGATAGGACGTTTCTGATTTGTCTGAATGAGAGGTTAGAGAAGAAGAGGATGAAGGCAAGAAGGCAGATGAAGAGAGGATAGTTTGGGGAGAAAGGCAGGATATTGGTTTGAGGAGAGGAGTTTTTGAGTAAGTAAACGTTAGACTTATACTTGCATTTACGGCAGCGGAAACGGACGAAAGAAGAGCGAATTTTGTAGATTTCCATGGTAGTGTTGCAGTGAGGGCACCTGGGGTAGGAGAAGTTGAAGAGCTTGTTAGGGTTGGGAGAGCGAGGGGCTTTTGGGAACGAGAAAGTGCGTTTGCAGTTAGGGCAGATGAAGCTGAAGACCTGTGTCAGGGAGCCGTCAGGAGCACGGCGGAAGTAGCGGGAATTGACGTAGACTTTGGGATGATGGCAGTAGGGGCAGGAAGGTCTTTGAGGAAGGTTGAGTTTTCTTGGCATGGGTATACCTCCTTTCGTGGGGTGGAGGGGGGTGTACCCCTTTTTAAGGAATTATACAATAATTCGGTTGGTTTTTCATAATTTCATGGAACAGTCTACGATGTGAGAGACTGTTCGATGATATGAATAAGTTACATTGACAGGGGGTATCCCCCTCGGTTTTCAATAAAAATCTCGGTCTTTGAAATCTCCTTCAGTACTCAAAAATGCTCTTTTCCTCAGCTTTGACAAATCATCATCTCC is from Fervidobacterium thailandense and encodes:
- a CDS encoding DDE-type integrase/transposase/recombinase translates to MPRKLNLPQRPSCPYCHHPKVYVNSRYFRRAPDGSLTQVFSFICPNCKRTFSFPKAPRSPNPNKLFNFSYPRCPHCNTTMEIYKIRSSFVRFRCRKCKYKSNVYLLKNSSPQTNILPFSPNYPLFICLLAFILFFSNLSFRQIRNVLSLNGYSPSVSTIYRWIKTLSSAIKFTPIHFEVLCVDEKFEKLASKGKTDTIYVFLAVSFDNYLIANFRVSLNRDTLEAIKLIFPCQPKLVLSDGLTSYAQACEYLNISHKTISSRVNQAVESRNSLLAMFTQIRRGFKKLSNVIEYIKAFVVLHNIKRKLRMQEPGDWVKIQRPLVEYLVNHFEELFAFG